The genomic segment CGGACGGGCCGTGCAGCAACGGCGCGGCGATCTCCGGTTCGGCATCGTCCGCCGGCTGAAACCGCCGGACGAGTTCCGACGCCGGCACGAGCGCGTGCCCGACGGCCGGCGCGACGATCGGGAACGAGAACGACGTGCCGACGCCCGGCCGGCTGGCGACGGCCAGTTCGCCGCCCATCGCGTCGACGATGCGTTGCGCGATGAACAGGCCGAGCCCGGTTCCGCCGTTCACGGCCTGCACCTGCTGGTACGCGCGGAAGATGTCGCGGGTTCCGCTGATGTCGATCCCGATCCCCGTATCGGCGACCTCGAACAAGAGGCGCCACGCATCGCCTTCCCGCGCCGCATGAACCGACAGCGTGACCGTGCCGTCGCGCGTGAATTTCGACGCGTTGGACAGCAGGTTCAGCAGCACCTGCTGCAGCCGCATCCCGTCGATCGACACCATGCGCGGCAGCGGCGTGGCCGGCCGGTAGACGAACCGGTTGTCCTGCTGCGCGCACAGTGCGACCGCGTAGTGGCCGATGTCGTCGAGCAGGCCGGGCAGGTCGGTCGTATCCGGCGACACGCCGAGCGGCTGCAGTTCGGCCTTCGTGAACGCGAGCAGTTCGTCGATCAGCGCGAGCTGGTAGCGGATGCTGCGGTCGATCGACCGGATCAGCCGCGCCTGGCTGCGCGTCGCGCTTTGCAGCAGCAGCTTCGCGTAGCCGTTGATCGTCGACAGCGGCGCGCGCAGGTCGTGGCTGACATAGCCGAGCGTCTCGATCTTCTGCTGCATGTGCGTCGTCACCTGCTGCAGCGCGTCGTTGAGCGCGACCGTGCGCCGCGCGACTTCGTCGCGCAGGCGATCCTGTTCGGTGAGCTGGAAATGCTCGAGCCGTTTTCTGGCTTCGGTGCGCTGACGGCCCACGTGGTGGATCCACGCGGCCAGCACCAGCAGGTGCGTGGCGAGCCCGATGATCGCGATGACGGGGTTCGGATAGATATCGGACTTGAGCCAGAACAGGAACGGCGGCAGCGCGTCCATGCCGTCGAGCGTGCGCAGCAGGATGTTGAAGCAGGCGAGCGTAATCGCGATCAGCATCACGCGGCCGGTCGGCGTCCGGCGGATCGCGAGCGTCAGCGCGATGCCGACGTTCACGATCCCCAGCACGGTGTTCAACCGCAGGCAGAACCACGTGAAGGTCAGCAGGTCGCCGAAGGCGGCGCCGGCCATTCCCGCGCATTCGAGGCCGAGGATCGTCATGTAGACGGCGCGCACCGGGAGCCGCGCCTTCTCGCGATGCGCGACCAACAGAATGAACACGATGAAGAGCGAGACCGCCAGGTACGCGAAGATCACCTCGCCGCGCGCCGACCACTCGCGCGCGGCGGGCCACAGAGCCAACGCCGTGTAGCCGCGGTACGCCGCTTCGAACAGCACCGTGCCCAGCGCCGTCGCGGCCAGTATGTAGAACATGCCGCTGCGCGAGAAGAACCCGATCAGCAGCGCGCACCACACGAGCGCGAGCAACCCGCCGAAGAAACCGAAGTCCCACATCGTGGCGCGCGACTCCTGCGCGTTCCATGCTTCGCGGGTGAACGCGGCCGGCGCGAGCCGCATTTCCTTGCGCGACGTGACGCGGATCAGCACCGGGATGCTTTCGCCGGCGCGCAGCGTGACGTCGAGTACCGGGTACCGCGATGGCTGCCGGTTTGCATCGCCGTCGGCATCGGCGGCGGGGAAGCGGTTGGCGAGTGTCCACTGGCCGTCCCGGAGGAGATAGAAGTCGGCATGGTCGACACGCGCGTCGCGCAATACCAGTACCAGCGGGCGCGCCGTGCTGCCGCGGTTGGCCAGCGTCGCGCGGACCCACCATGCCGACCGGGAAAACTCGACGTTGAACGACGGCGTGGTTGCCGCGGATTTACCGCGTGACGGATCGGCGAGCCGGGCGTCGACCTGATCGGCGGTCATCGTCGCGCCGGCATCCTCGAACACCGACACGGCTTCCAGTCGGGCGGGGTTGGGCGCCGACGCGGCCCGGGCCGTCGCGCAGGTGACGGCCATCGCCATCAGAAGCAGCAGCAACGCGCGACATCCGGCTGCCCATGCCGCGTATCGGCTACGCATCGTGATGGTGCTCCCCCGGTGTGGGCGGCGCATTGACCGCGTGGCGCTGGCGGCGCCAGTCGGACGGCGTGATGCCGAAGCGTTCGCGGAACGCCGTCGCGAAATTGCCGGGCGTGGAAAAGCCGATTTCCTCGGCGATGTCGCCGATCCCCATCGACGTTTCCGCGAGAAAGTGCATCGCGGCGCGCAGGCGCGTGTCGCGCAGATACTCGAACACCGTCTGGCCGAGATGGTCGCGGAACACGCGGGACAGGCGCTTTTCGTGCGTGCCGACCTGTTTGGCGAGATCCTCGAGCGCCGGCGGATGGCGCAGGTTGCGCAGCAGCACCTCGCTCGCCGCGCGCACGACGGCTGCGTCGGGGTTGTCGGGCAGTTCGGGCAGGTGCGCAAACGGCTGGCTGCGCCGCGCGCGCTTCAGATGATTGCGGATCCGCGCAATCACTTCCGCCGGTTCGAACGGCTTGACGATGTAGTCGATCGCGCCGGTTTCGAGCCCCGCGATGCGGTCCTCGAGATCGCCCGCGGCCGTCAGGATGATCACCGGAATGGACTGCGTCGACGGCGTCGACGCCAGCAGCCGGCACGCGGCGAACCCGTCCATGCGCGGCATGCGCACGTCCATCAGGATCAGGTCGGGCGAGATGGCCTGCGCACGGTGATAGGCCTGCAGCCCGTCGAACGCGACGCTGATCCGGCACCGCGCGGCACGCAGGATCTCGGTCAGGAGCCGCAGGTCGTTCGGGCGATCGTCGACGACCAGAATATGTGCGTCAGCGAGATCCGGCGTGGAGCGAAGCGACGCCGGGCTGGACGAGCGGGATGACATGGTTGCGGACGGGTAGGGAGGTGGGCCTGACGGGCTGAAAGCATCGCTATGCGCGCGATTGTTGCGAAAAATTATATGCCGGCAACAGCACGATTGTGAGGATTCCGTGCGGCCTGTGTGGGCATATCCGGCGGGGTGTGACGCGTTGCCGGCAACGGCGTTCGGCGGAAAGCAAAAGAGGTGGAAAAACATGCCGAATTAACTTTTAATGTCGGTCTTTATTTCCGGTATGGGGATTATATTTATTGAAATGGCCCGGTCGATGAATTCGGGTGTCTTGTGTCGAAATTTGGTGTCGTTCGACATAAATTGAATGCGCTGATTCGAGGCTTGCCTGATTAAGGCTTTATTGGCGGCCGGTCAGAATTGCTTTCTTGGAGAAATCGGATTTCGTGCCGGATTGTATGAATGTAAATGTCATCCGCTCTGGAAAAGGGTTTGTCCGCTCGGGAAAAGGTTTGCGTGGACGAATCCCTGCACACTAGCCCCGGCGCGGCTGGAATCGGTTCTTCGAGGCAACCGGTTTTGCGCGGACTTCTTGCGCTGTCGCATCCGGAGTCATGCGATATTCAATGTGACATTGAATGATGGAATTCTCAGAGTTTGGGCGTTCTGCAGCGGGCGGATAACTGGCACGAGGGTAATGCAAACTTCATAATTCTCCGAATGTGTTGATATATAAGATAAATCGGAAGGCTGTGAAGTTTTTTGGGGTTGAAGCATCGAGCAAGAAAAAATCGTCAAGGAAATTCGATCGATTAATTCGATGCAGGGGTCGTTCGGCAAGCCATCGGTTCTTTTCCGGAAATCCGGAAAGTGCGTTTGGCGGCCGAACGGAAAGAGGCAGCGGCTTCGCGTTGGCGGCCCGGCGATTCGATTCGTCCGGGCACGGTCGCGCGAGGTGAGCTATCGAATCAGGCGGGCACGAAAAATATGAGCACGACAGGCACGGCAGGTCGACGCACCGGTTCGAGCGAACCGGCGGCGCATGCTTCAAACCCGGGGACTACGCAGCTCCATCCTCCTCCTGAATGAATCACGGCGGGCCGCCCCGGGGTCTGGGCCGGCACCCGTCCATCCGGCGTCTGAACGACGCTTTCCCATGAGATTCGAGGTCGCCGCAGGTTCGGTGCGACGGCGCACGCGCGCGGATTCGCGGTGCGCGGTATATCGCGTCGCCGCTTTTCCTGCGAGGTCGGCTTCCATGATTCGATAACCGGCGATCGTCGTCGCGCATCGTGCCGAAGCGCACGTGCGGCGTGCGTTCGCGCGATCGCGATGGCGATCGGGAATATCGTGCAGCGTTGTTCGAGCATTTATTTAGCTATCCAAAGTGAAGAACGGAGCGTCGCAGGACGGGCGGGAACGCAGAGGGATGCGTCGTCGCTTGTCGTTGCGTTCGCTGTTGCGTCATCCAGCACATGAGAACCGAGGGAAGACAAGATGAACAAGTCGTTCAAGTCGATCTGGAACGAATCATTGGGGGCCTGGGTTGCGGCGTCGGAGCTTGACCGTGCGCGCGGCAAGCGCGTTGCGTCGTCGAGCAGCGCGGCGGAACGTACCGCGATCGGGGGTGCGGCGACACACGCGGGAATGCCTGCCGCTCCGTCGCTACGGCGGTTGGCCGTGCTGATGGCATCGGCGTATCTCGGCTTGTTCCATGTTGCTGCGCATGCGCAGTACTCGGCAGGTGGCGGGTCGGCAACCGGCGGCGCCAGTTCGATAGCGGTCGGTAACGGTTCGGCTGCGACGCAGGTGAATTCCACCGCATTCGGCAACCTGTCGACGGCAACGGGCGTTTCTGCCACCGCGCTGGGCCCGGGCGCACACGCAGTAGCCGACGGTTCGACGGCCATCGGCATCAACTCGCAGGCGACCGGCGTCAACAGCGCGGCGCTCGGCGTGCAGGCGATCGGTTCAGGCAGCTATTCGGTTGCCATCGGCAATCTCTCGAGCGCGACCCAAAGCGGAGCGGTGGCGATCGGCAGTGGCGCAGCCGCGACCGGCGTTGCCGCCATCGGGCTCGGCAACAATGCGCTGGCGTCCGGCCAGTATGCGGCCGCGCTCGGTCTCGGATCGAGCGCGGTGGGGGTTCAGAGCATTGCGCTCGGCTACGCGTCGCATGCCACCGATACGGGGACCGTCGCAATCGGCAACCAGTCGACGAGTTCAGGCGCGGCAGCCGTTGCGGTGGGCAGCGGGGCGCTGGCGTCCGGCAATTCCGGCGTCGCGATGGGCGTCAACAGCGGCGCGAAGGGCGGCTCGTCGATCGCGATCGGCTGGGGCGGCGTTGCCGGCGTGCCGGGATCGGGCACGCAGTCGCTCGGCACCAGCTCGATCGCGCTGGGTTCGAGCACGACGGCGGGCGCCGACCAGTCGATGGCGTTCGGCCTGAGCGCCAATGCGTCGGGCATCAGTTCGACCGCGATGGGCGTGCAGGCGACCGCGACGCAGCAGTTCGCCGTCGCGTTCGGCAATCTCGCGCGCGCGACCGGCATATCGGCGACCGCATTGGGCCCCGGTGCGACGGCGTCGGCCATCAATTCGACCGCAATCGGCATCAACAGCGTTGCGGCCGCGGGATCCACCATCGCGATCGGCGACACCAACTCGGTCGCCGCCGCCGCGGGCGCGGGCTCGATCGCCGGCGGCAACAACTCGAAGGTGCTGGCGGGTACCGGCGCCGTCGCGCTCGGCCAGGGCCAGACGGTCAGCGGCAACGGCGCGGTGGCGATCGGCGACCCGAGCACCGCGATCGGCACCGGCGCGGTCACGGCCGGTTCGAACAACACGGCGAACGGCGACGGCGCGGTGGCGATCGGCAATTCGAACAACGCGCAGGGCGTCGGCTCGCTCGCGCTCGGCAACACGTCGACGGCCGCGGCCGCGGGCGCGGTGGCGTTCGGCGCATCGGCCGTGGCGAACAACGCGGGCGATGTCGCGCTCGGCTCCGGTTCGACGACGGCTGCACCGCATCCGACGTCGAGCGCGACGATCGGCGGCGTCACGTACACCTTCCAGGGCACGACGCCGACCAGCGTCGTCAGCGTCGGCGCGTCGGGCAGCGAACGCCAGATCACCAACGTCGCGGCCGGGCGCATCAATTCGGCGAGCACGGACGCGATCAACGGGTCGCAGCTCGATGCGACGAATCAGGCGGTCACGTCGCTGTCGACGTCGACGGTGTCGAGCATTACGTCGTTGTCGACCTCCACGTCGACGGTGGTCGGCTCGCTGTCCACCGGCCTGAGTTCGACCAACAGCACGGTCACGTCGTTGTCGACCGCCACGTCGACAAGCATCGGCTCGTTGTCCACCGGCCTGTCGAGCGCGAACAGCTCGATCACGTCGCTGTCGACGTCGACCTCGACGATCGTCGGTTCGCTGTCCACCGGCGTCGCTTCGCTGTCGACCGGCCTGAGCACGACGAACAGCAGCGTGACGTCGCTGTCGACCGCGACGTCGACGAGCATCGGTTCGCTGTCCACCGGCCTCAGCTCGACGACGAGCTCGATCACGTCGCTGTCCACGTCGACCTCGACGATCGTCGGCTCGCTGTCCACCGGCCTGTCGAGCACGAACAGCAACCTGACGTCGCTGTCGACCGCGACGTCGACGGGCATCGGTTCGTTGTCGACCAGCCTCAGCTCGATCACGTCGAACAACACCAATCTCGGCAACAGCACGGCCGGCGCGATCGGCGGCGGGGCCACCTACGATCCGACGACCGGGACGATCTCGGCGCCGTCGTACGTGACGTACAACAGCGACGGCTCGACGACGATCAACAACAACGTCGGCTCGGCGATCGACAACATCAACGCGCACGGCACCAAGTATTTCCACGCGAACTCGACCGCACCGGACAGCCAGGCGCTCGGCGTCGACAGCGTCGCGATCGGCCCGAACGCGGTCGCGAGGGTGGACGGCAGCATCGCGCTCGGCGCCGGCTCGGTGGTCGATCGTGCGACGGTGCCGGCTTCCGGCGTGATCCGCAACGGCAGCGCGTCGATCCCGTTCAACACGACCGACCAGACGCTGCTGGGCGCGGTATCGGTCGGCGACGCGGCGAGCAGGACGTATCGCCAGATCACCAACGTCGCGGACGGCACCGGCCAGCAGGATGCGGTGACCGTGCGGCAGCTGGCCGGCGCGCTGCAGTCGTTCGCGGTCACGAGCCAGAAGTATTTCCATGCGAACTCGACGGCCGTGGATTCGCTCGCGGTCGGTGCGGAGTCGATCGCGGTCGGCCCGACGACGGTCGTCAACGGCGATAACGGCGTGGGCATCGGCAACGGTGCGATCGTCGACGCCACCGCGCCGGGCGGCGTCGCGATCGGGCAGGCGGCGAGTTCCGCGCAGGCCGATGCGATCGCGCTCGGCAGCGGCGCGACGGCCACCGGCGCGCAGTCGGTCGCGCAGGGCGCCAATGCGGTCGCGGCCAGCGTCGGCAGCGTCGCGATCGGATCGGGCGCGCGCAGCAACGCGACCGACGCGCTCGCGCTCGGCGCCGGCGCGTCGGCGACGCTGGCGAACAGCGTCGCGCTCGGCGCGGGTTCGCTGACCATGGTCGGCGCGCAGACGAACTACATCGCGTACGGGCTCAGCAGCCCGCAGTCGTCGGCCGGCGAAGTGAACGTCGGCAACCGGCAGATCACCGGCCTCGCGGCCGGCAAGAGCGGCACCGATGCGGT from the Burkholderia pyrrocinia genome contains:
- a CDS encoding YadA-like family protein, translated to MNKSFKSIWNESLGAWVAASELDRARGKRVASSSSAAERTAIGGAATHAGMPAAPSLRRLAVLMASAYLGLFHVAAHAQYSAGGGSATGGASSIAVGNGSAATQVNSTAFGNLSTATGVSATALGPGAHAVADGSTAIGINSQATGVNSAALGVQAIGSGSYSVAIGNLSSATQSGAVAIGSGAAATGVAAIGLGNNALASGQYAAALGLGSSAVGVQSIALGYASHATDTGTVAIGNQSTSSGAAAVAVGSGALASGNSGVAMGVNSGAKGGSSIAIGWGGVAGVPGSGTQSLGTSSIALGSSTTAGADQSMAFGLSANASGISSTAMGVQATATQQFAVAFGNLARATGISATALGPGATASAINSTAIGINSVAAAGSTIAIGDTNSVAAAAGAGSIAGGNNSKVLAGTGAVALGQGQTVSGNGAVAIGDPSTAIGTGAVTAGSNNTANGDGAVAIGNSNNAQGVGSLALGNTSTAAAAGAVAFGASAVANNAGDVALGSGSTTAAPHPTSSATIGGVTYTFQGTTPTSVVSVGASGSERQITNVAAGRINSASTDAINGSQLDATNQAVTSLSTSTVSSITSLSTSTSTVVGSLSTGLSSTNSTVTSLSTATSTSIGSLSTGLSSANSSITSLSTSTSTIVGSLSTGVASLSTGLSTTNSSVTSLSTATSTSIGSLSTGLSSTTSSITSLSTSTSTIVGSLSTGLSSTNSNLTSLSTATSTGIGSLSTSLSSITSNNTNLGNSTAGAIGGGATYDPTTGTISAPSYVTYNSDGSTTINNNVGSAIDNINAHGTKYFHANSTAPDSQALGVDSVAIGPNAVARVDGSIALGAGSVVDRATVPASGVIRNGSASIPFNTTDQTLLGAVSVGDAASRTYRQITNVADGTGQQDAVTVRQLAGALQSFAVTSQKYFHANSTAVDSLAVGAESIAVGPTTVVNGDNGVGIGNGAIVDATAPGGVAIGQAASSAQADAIALGSGATATGAQSVAQGANAVAASVGSVAIGSGARSNATDALALGAGASATLANSVALGAGSLTMVGAQTNYIAYGLSSPQSSAGEVNVGNRQITGLAAGKSGTDAVNVSQLDSVANQLTTLINQRTSNLGGSYTSNPAGSNVPPGSTGSNSSAGGSGAVASGSNSTAVGNGSLASGNGSTAIGVGSTASGSNSAAIGTGSNDGGRSNVVAVGSADSARQVVNVAAGTQGTDAVNVNQLNASVGNTLSQANSYTDGQVAGLRNSLDSYRRDADGGTATAMAVAGLPQPSGPGKSMVALAGSVYRGQSGQALGISTISENNHWIYKAAVSTNTRGTYGAVVGAGYQW
- a CDS encoding response regulator transcription factor, whose protein sequence is MSSRSSSPASLRSTPDLADAHILVVDDRPNDLRLLTEILRAARCRISVAFDGLQAYHRAQAISPDLILMDVRMPRMDGFAACRLLASTPSTQSIPVIILTAAGDLEDRIAGLETGAIDYIVKPFEPAEVIARIRNHLKRARRSQPFAHLPELPDNPDAAVVRAASEVLLRNLRHPPALEDLAKQVGTHEKRLSRVFRDHLGQTVFEYLRDTRLRAAMHFLAETSMGIGDIAEEIGFSTPGNFATAFRERFGITPSDWRRQRHAVNAPPTPGEHHHDA
- a CDS encoding sensor histidine kinase, which codes for MRSRYAAWAAGCRALLLLLMAMAVTCATARAASAPNPARLEAVSVFEDAGATMTADQVDARLADPSRGKSAATTPSFNVEFSRSAWWVRATLANRGSTARPLVLVLRDARVDHADFYLLRDGQWTLANRFPAADADGDANRQPSRYPVLDVTLRAGESIPVLIRVTSRKEMRLAPAAFTREAWNAQESRATMWDFGFFGGLLALVWCALLIGFFSRSGMFYILAATALGTVLFEAAYRGYTALALWPAAREWSARGEVIFAYLAVSLFIVFILLVAHREKARLPVRAVYMTILGLECAGMAGAAFGDLLTFTWFCLRLNTVLGIVNVGIALTLAIRRTPTGRVMLIAITLACFNILLRTLDGMDALPPFLFWLKSDIYPNPVIAIIGLATHLLVLAAWIHHVGRQRTEARKRLEHFQLTEQDRLRDEVARRTVALNDALQQVTTHMQQKIETLGYVSHDLRAPLSTINGYAKLLLQSATRSQARLIRSIDRSIRYQLALIDELLAFTKAELQPLGVSPDTTDLPGLLDDIGHYAVALCAQQDNRFVYRPATPLPRMVSIDGMRLQQVLLNLLSNASKFTRDGTVTLSVHAAREGDAWRLLFEVADTGIGIDISGTRDIFRAYQQVQAVNGGTGLGLFIAQRIVDAMGGELAVASRPGVGTSFSFPIVAPAVGHALVPASELVRRFQPADDAEPEIAAPLLHGPSDDALDELIRLAGDGRLTDIEEWLGQHADEPEHAAFVQAMREHLDALDLHAIEKLAGSLKRARSADASFDAETDAAGQA